Proteins encoded together in one Amblyomma americanum isolate KBUSLIRL-KWMA chromosome 1, ASM5285725v1, whole genome shotgun sequence window:
- the EMC4 gene encoding ER membrane protein complex subunit 4 isoform X2: MAASLGSRAAAKRHKWSFASSQRRTDKVTELASPPGYSSSLGQGHSEASRETEANLIVKKSWDVALAPWKQVPMNLFIMYMAGNSISIFPIMMVGMLFLRPVKALLTIQSTFKMIEGGQAILQKIVYLFGNLACLALALYKCSSMGLLPTHASDWLDFVEPLQRIEHSGGGIILS; this comes from the exons ATGGCTGCAAGTTTGGGTAGCAGAGCTGCGGCGAAACGGCATAAATGGTCCTTCGCGTCTTCTCAGAG gcGAACTGACAAAGTGACGGAGCTGGCGTCACCGCCGGGCTACAGTTCGTCCCTGGGACAAGGACATAGCGAAGCAAGTCGCGAGACAGAAGCAAATCTCATTGTTAAG AAATCCTGGGACGTAGCTTTGGCCCCATGGAAGCAGGTGCCTATGAACCTTTTCATCATGTACATGGCTGGAAATTCTATCTCAATCTTTCCAATCATGATGGTCGGGATGTTGTTCTTGAGGCCTGTCAAAGCACTGTTAACAATTCAATCAA CATTCAAGATGATTGAAGGGGGCCAAGCTATTCTTCAGAAAATAGTCTATCTTTTTGGCAACCTCGCTTGTCTGGCCTTAGCTCTCTATAAATGTTCGTCAATGGGACTGCTGCCAACGCATGCTTCAGACTGGCTGGATTTTGTAGAGCCTCTTCAG aggaTTGAGCATTCAGGAGGAGGCATCATATTGTCATGA
- the EMC4 gene encoding ER membrane protein complex subunit 4 isoform X1: MAASLGSRAAAKRHKWSFASSQRRTDKVTELASPPGYSSSLGQGHSEASRETEANLIVKKSWDVALAPWKQVPMNLFIMYMAGNSISIFPIMMVGMLFLRPVKALLTIQSTFKMIEGGQAILQKIVYLFGNLACLALALYKCSSMGLLPTHASDWLDFVEPLQACAHDCFEAHIIRDNSLHFLFVFMMQ; the protein is encoded by the exons ATGGCTGCAAGTTTGGGTAGCAGAGCTGCGGCGAAACGGCATAAATGGTCCTTCGCGTCTTCTCAGAG gcGAACTGACAAAGTGACGGAGCTGGCGTCACCGCCGGGCTACAGTTCGTCCCTGGGACAAGGACATAGCGAAGCAAGTCGCGAGACAGAAGCAAATCTCATTGTTAAG AAATCCTGGGACGTAGCTTTGGCCCCATGGAAGCAGGTGCCTATGAACCTTTTCATCATGTACATGGCTGGAAATTCTATCTCAATCTTTCCAATCATGATGGTCGGGATGTTGTTCTTGAGGCCTGTCAAAGCACTGTTAACAATTCAATCAA CATTCAAGATGATTGAAGGGGGCCAAGCTATTCTTCAGAAAATAGTCTATCTTTTTGGCAACCTCGCTTGTCTGGCCTTAGCTCTCTATAAATGTTCGTCAATGGGACTGCTGCCAACGCATGCTTCAGACTGGCTGGATTTTGTAGAGCCTCTTCAG GCATGTGCACATGATTGCTTTGAGGCCCACATTATCAGAGATAATTCTTTGCACTTTCTTTTTGTGTTCATGATGCAGTAA